One genomic region from Prevotella sp. Rep29 encodes:
- a CDS encoding cupin domain-containing protein yields the protein MKKKMPAAAHTCSPDIVSSCKQEQPQQVETTELIRTSQSWDGVELPDYFQGRPELVAVKYVFPAGQKLGWHHHPVMNYGVVVQGELTIIGQDGKEKVVHEGEPVVEMVNTIHHGENRGSKPVILYMFYLSQKDMPLAVQHPEIPLDK from the coding sequence ATGAAAAAAAAGATGCCCGCCGCTGCCCATACCTGTAGCCCCGATATTGTAAGCTCCTGCAAGCAGGAACAGCCGCAACAAGTGGAAACCACCGAATTGATTCGTACCAGCCAGAGCTGGGACGGTGTAGAACTGCCCGACTATTTTCAGGGGCGTCCCGAACTGGTGGCTGTGAAATATGTATTTCCGGCAGGACAGAAACTGGGGTGGCACCACCACCCTGTGATGAACTACGGCGTGGTGGTACAGGGCGAACTGACCATTATCGGACAGGACGGCAAGGAGAAAGTGGTGCACGAGGGTGAACCCGTTGTTGAGATGGTAAATACCATCCATCATGGAGAAAACCGTGGCTCTAAACCTGTTATCCTTTACATGTTCTATCTTTCGCAAAAAGACATGCCTTTGGCTGTGCAACACCCGGAAATCCCATTAGACAAATGA
- the arcC gene encoding carbamate kinase, whose translation MSKRLVIALGGNALGNNPKEQLELVKNTASTIVDLVEEGYDVVIGHGNGPQVGMVNLAFEYAHNNDGKTPAMPFPECGAMTQGYIGYHLQQAVQRELAVRGINKPCAAIVTQVVVDENDAAFQNPTKPVGMFYSKEDAERIAAETGYTFVEDAGRGYRRVVPSPIPTKIVELPVVEQLVDMHSVIITVGGGGIPVVEKGCGDYEGVAAVIDKDRASAKLALDLKADMLVILTAVEKVAINFNKPDQKNLDQMTVAEARQYITEGHFAPGSMLPKVESCISFVENTEGGRALITSLEKAREALQGKTGTMLVKA comes from the coding sequence ATGAGCAAACGTCTTGTAATAGCTCTTGGCGGCAATGCACTGGGCAACAACCCGAAAGAGCAATTGGAACTCGTTAAGAATACAGCCTCTACGATTGTTGACCTCGTTGAGGAAGGCTACGATGTGGTTATCGGACATGGCAACGGTCCGCAGGTGGGTATGGTGAACCTCGCTTTTGAGTATGCTCACAACAACGACGGTAAGACACCAGCCATGCCTTTCCCCGAGTGTGGTGCCATGACGCAGGGATACATCGGCTATCATCTGCAGCAAGCAGTTCAGAGAGAACTCGCCGTGAGAGGCATCAACAAACCTTGTGCAGCTATCGTCACACAAGTGGTGGTTGACGAGAACGACGCCGCATTCCAGAATCCCACCAAGCCCGTCGGCATGTTCTATTCCAAAGAAGATGCAGAGCGCATCGCAGCAGAGACAGGCTATACCTTCGTGGAGGATGCCGGTCGCGGTTATCGTCGCGTAGTACCTTCACCGATTCCTACGAAGATAGTCGAGCTGCCCGTTGTGGAGCAGTTGGTTGATATGCACAGCGTCATCATCACAGTCGGTGGTGGCGGTATTCCCGTTGTAGAGAAGGGATGCGGTGACTACGAAGGTGTGGCAGCCGTAATCGACAAAGACCGTGCAAGCGCCAAGCTGGCACTCGATCTGAAGGCTGACATGCTCGTGATTCTGACGGCAGTGGAGAAGGTGGCAATCAACTTCAACAAGCCCGACCAGAAAAATCTCGACCAAATGACGGTCGCAGAAGCACGTCAGTATATCACTGAAGGACACTTCGCACCGGGCTCAATGCTTCCAAAGGTGGAGTCGTGCATCAGTTTCGTGGAGAACACAGAAGGCGGTCGCGCACTCATCACCTCACTCGAAAAAGCGCGTGAGGCACTGCAAGGAAAGACTGGAACGATGCTCGTAAAAGCATAA
- the argF gene encoding ornithine carbamoyltransferase, protein MPRSLSGRSFLKLLDFTTEEIQYLLELSKDFKNLKRTNTPHKYLQGKNIVLLFEKTSTRTRCSFEVAGNDLGMGVTYLDPGSSQMGKKESLEDTAKVLGRMYDGIEYRGFDQQIVEDLAKYAGVPVWNGLTTDFHPTQMLADVLTIQENFGYYKGLTLVFMGDARNNVANSLMVVSAKLGINFVACGPKANMPEKKLVDICKKIAKENGCTITLTDDVKKGTKNADVIYTDIWVSMGEPDNIWEKRIKLLKPYQVNDAVMKNANPNAIFLHCLPSFHDLETTIGKDIYKKFGLKEMEVTDKVFRSKQSKVFDEAENRMHTIKAVMYATLK, encoded by the coding sequence ATGCCAAGAAGTTTATCAGGTAGAAGTTTCTTGAAATTATTGGACTTCACCACCGAAGAGATTCAGTATCTCTTGGAGCTCTCTAAAGATTTTAAAAATCTGAAACGTACCAACACCCCGCACAAATATCTGCAGGGTAAGAACATCGTTCTGTTGTTCGAAAAGACCTCAACCCGCACACGCTGCTCGTTCGAAGTGGCAGGCAATGACTTGGGTATGGGCGTTACTTATCTCGATCCGGGTTCGTCTCAGATGGGTAAGAAAGAGTCTTTGGAAGACACTGCGAAGGTGCTCGGTCGCATGTACGACGGTATCGAATATCGCGGTTTCGACCAGCAGATTGTGGAAGACCTCGCTAAGTATGCAGGTGTTCCCGTATGGAACGGTCTGACCACCGATTTCCACCCGACACAGATGTTGGCTGACGTGCTGACCATCCAGGAGAACTTCGGTTACTATAAAGGTCTGACACTGGTGTTCATGGGCGATGCCCGCAACAACGTGGCTAACTCGCTGATGGTTGTTTCTGCCAAGCTCGGTATCAACTTCGTAGCTTGCGGTCCGAAAGCCAACATGCCGGAGAAGAAGCTCGTTGACATCTGCAAGAAGATTGCCAAGGAGAACGGTTGCACCATCACGCTGACCGACGATGTGAAGAAAGGCACGAAGAATGCTGACGTGATTTACACCGACATCTGGGTGTCAATGGGTGAGCCCGATAACATCTGGGAGAAGCGCATCAAGCTGTTGAAGCCTTATCAAGTGAACGACGCCGTGATGAAGAACGCCAACCCGAACGCTATCTTCCTGCACTGTCTGCCTTCGTTCCACGACCTGGAGACCACCATCGGCAAGGACATCTACAAGAAGTTCGGCTTGAAGGAAATGGAAGTTACAGACAAGGTGTTCCGCAGCAAGCAGTCTAAGGTATTCGATGAGGCAGAAAACCGCATGCATACCATTAAGGCTGTGATGTACGCAACCTTGAAGTAA
- the rocD gene encoding ornithine--oxo-acid transaminase, which translates to MDMEERYGAHNYHPLPVVLHKGKGIYVWDVEGKKYFDFLSSYSAVNQGHCHPKIVKALKDQANVLCLTSRAFYSDALCEYEKFMHDFFGYDRVLPMNTGAEGVETALKLARRWGAVKKRIPNDKIKIICCGGNFHGRTVTVITMSDDPSSYADYGPLTPGFIRIPYNDPKALEKALKEHGKEVCAFIAEPIQGEAGVFVPDEGYLKKCYDLCKKHNVLFIADEVQTGIARTGKMLCSQHDGIRPDIVILGKALGGGVLPVSACLADDDIMLNIKPGEHGSTFGGFPLAAKVAMAALTVVKEEKLVQNAEKMGKLFRTEIKKIKSPFIVEVRGRGLLNAIVTKPIGKKTAWDICLKMRDNGLLAKPTHDDIIRFAPPLCITEAEIKKAVAIIKKTFEEMA; encoded by the coding sequence ATGGACATGGAAGAGCGCTACGGTGCTCACAACTATCATCCGCTGCCAGTGGTGCTCCACAAGGGTAAGGGTATCTATGTATGGGACGTAGAAGGCAAGAAATACTTCGACTTCCTCTCTTCTTATTCGGCTGTTAACCAGGGTCACTGCCATCCGAAAATCGTGAAGGCGCTGAAGGACCAGGCTAACGTGCTGTGTCTGACATCGCGCGCATTCTACAGCGATGCACTCTGCGAGTATGAAAAGTTCATGCACGACTTCTTTGGCTACGATCGCGTGTTGCCAATGAATACCGGTGCCGAAGGTGTTGAGACCGCTCTGAAGCTGGCTCGCCGCTGGGGTGCTGTGAAGAAAAGAATTCCTAACGACAAGATCAAGATTATATGCTGTGGCGGTAACTTCCACGGACGTACCGTGACGGTGATTACCATGAGCGACGACCCCAGTTCTTACGCTGACTACGGACCACTGACTCCTGGTTTCATCCGCATTCCTTACAACGATCCGAAGGCGCTCGAGAAGGCGTTGAAGGAGCATGGCAAGGAAGTGTGCGCATTCATCGCTGAGCCGATTCAGGGCGAGGCTGGTGTGTTCGTTCCGGACGAGGGTTATCTGAAGAAGTGCTACGACCTGTGTAAGAAGCACAATGTGCTGTTCATCGCCGACGAGGTGCAGACGGGTATCGCTCGTACGGGTAAGATGTTGTGCAGCCAGCACGACGGCATCCGTCCCGACATCGTGATTCTCGGTAAGGCGCTCGGTGGTGGTGTGCTGCCCGTTTCAGCCTGTCTGGCAGACGACGACATCATGCTGAACATCAAGCCGGGTGAGCACGGTTCTACGTTCGGCGGCTTCCCGTTGGCAGCCAAGGTGGCTATGGCAGCCCTGACCGTTGTGAAGGAAGAGAAACTCGTGCAGAATGCAGAGAAGATGGGTAAACTGTTCCGTACAGAAATCAAGAAAATCAAGTCGCCGTTCATCGTTGAAGTGCGCGGTCGCGGTCTGCTCAACGCCATCGTGACGAAGCCTATCGGCAAGAAGACGGCTTGGGACATCTGTCTGAAGATGCGTGACAATGGTCTGCTGGCTAAGCCGACCCACGATGACATCATCCGTTTCGCACCGCCACTCTGCATCACTGAGGCAGAAATCAAGAAGGCTGTCGCTATCATCAAGAAGACTTTCGAGGAGATGGCATAA
- a CDS encoding IS1634 family transposase: MYVRKKHNRSGSTSVVVVSKASGKYKEIKSFGSSTSEEEIHSLCDKAAAWIRSFGGQQELDFDDRKGKEVEETERFLSNIDNVLINGTRLLLDQVYDSIGFNRIPDEILRHLVIARVSQPRSKLATVDYLKSYYDEDVDLNHIYRYMDKLYNTQMELAQQISVEHTRKLFGGKIGLMFYDVTTLYFETAQTDVLREPGFSKDGKTAESQVILGLLVSEGGYPLSYSLFNGSQYEGFTMIPMIDDFKQRFNLGKDFVVVADSGLMNKNNVTLLQEAGYNYILGARIKSESASVKQWILSLEKVDKACYDYKRENGERLIVSYSDKRAKKDAYNRDRGIVRLRKAYKTGRITKSQVNKRGYNKFLEISKDIEVVISEEKIAEDCQWDGLKGYITNTDLDAERVIAEYHGLWVVERAFRISKGTLEMRPMFHFTERRIEAHVCICFIAYKVYKELERLIAINKIGMSVDKVLEAAKTITTIRVRMPKNGTYFTKTLFLTEKHLAVKPLFDISGNKS; the protein is encoded by the coding sequence ATGTATGTACGCAAGAAACACAATCGTTCCGGCTCTACAAGTGTGGTAGTGGTCAGTAAAGCGAGTGGAAAGTATAAAGAAATAAAATCGTTTGGCTCCTCTACATCCGAAGAGGAAATACATTCATTATGCGATAAGGCTGCTGCATGGATACGTTCATTTGGCGGTCAGCAAGAACTTGACTTTGATGACCGCAAGGGAAAGGAAGTCGAGGAGACAGAGCGTTTCCTTAGCAATATTGACAACGTGTTGATAAACGGTACTCGGCTTCTGCTTGATCAAGTCTATGACAGCATCGGCTTCAACCGGATTCCCGATGAGATTCTGCGTCATTTGGTAATCGCAAGGGTGTCGCAGCCCAGAAGCAAACTTGCCACAGTAGATTACCTGAAGTCATATTATGATGAAGATGTTGACCTCAACCACATCTATCGCTACATGGACAAGCTCTACAATACCCAGATGGAGCTTGCGCAGCAGATTAGCGTAGAGCACACCCGGAAACTGTTCGGAGGCAAGATTGGATTGATGTTCTACGACGTGACGACGCTCTACTTTGAGACAGCACAGACGGACGTATTGCGTGAACCGGGGTTTTCAAAGGATGGAAAGACGGCAGAGTCACAGGTTATACTCGGTCTGCTTGTATCAGAAGGAGGCTACCCGCTTTCATACTCTCTGTTCAACGGCAGCCAGTATGAGGGCTTCACCATGATACCAATGATAGATGACTTCAAGCAGCGTTTCAATCTGGGGAAAGATTTTGTTGTGGTGGCAGACTCAGGCTTGATGAACAAGAACAATGTCACTTTGCTGCAGGAGGCTGGCTACAACTACATACTTGGAGCCCGCATCAAGAGCGAGAGCGCAAGCGTGAAGCAATGGATTCTCTCTTTAGAGAAGGTTGATAAAGCCTGTTACGACTACAAACGTGAGAATGGGGAAAGACTTATCGTCAGTTATTCCGACAAGCGTGCAAAGAAGGATGCCTACAACCGTGACCGCGGAATTGTCCGATTGAGAAAAGCCTATAAGACCGGACGCATCACGAAGAGTCAGGTGAACAAGCGTGGCTACAACAAGTTTCTTGAAATCAGCAAGGACATAGAAGTCGTCATCAGCGAAGAGAAGATTGCAGAGGACTGCCAGTGGGACGGACTCAAGGGCTACATCACCAATACAGACCTTGACGCCGAGCGTGTCATTGCCGAGTATCATGGACTCTGGGTGGTGGAACGTGCATTCCGTATTTCAAAAGGAACTCTGGAAATGCGTCCGATGTTTCATTTTACAGAACGTAGGATAGAGGCACATGTCTGCATTTGCTTCATCGCCTATAAGGTATATAAGGAACTGGAGCGACTCATTGCCATTAACAAGATTGGGATGAGTGTCGATAAGGTGCTTGAGGCAGCCAAAACTATCACGACAATCAGGGTAAGGATGCCTAAAAACGGGACTTACTTCACTAAGACACTCTTCTTGACGGAGAAGCACCTCGCAGTGAAACCACTTTTCGACATATCTGGCAACAAATCTTAA
- a CDS encoding chitobiase/beta-hexosaminidase C-terminal domain-containing protein encodes MKKHLRYLLTLLLVMVASVGWADTYTLGWGTASGEEGTYTNFTGTAGSVDGIVSFSTEKNSSANAPAYNANNSELRLYYNAQGNGCSITLTPAEGITITGIVMKTSLSPSVNYFVDGGTATTITASSNTYTISGISATTSLKIQNANTSNTQLRIKTIAITYSSSTPSTAVATSVTIDNTGITNTDIFAGAAAGQLTATVKDDTDTPIEGATVTWTSSKESVATIAADGTVTLVAEGTTTLTASYAGEEDVYKSSSATYELTVTNSDPDKPGSLNNPYTVAEALANTPAAGTITPEVYVRGIVSRFQNTTIMDDGANFRYYISDDGTTTSEIQVYRGKGLNNEAFSSVDDLLVGDTVVVLGKLTTYNTTKEIAADNHIISLGRNTTKVATPTFSVEEGTYTEAQSVTITTTTEGAKIYYTIDGTDPTTESNLYSEAVSITETTTLKAIAVKEGMTDSEIATATYTINIINVNPKNVGTNYFVKVTDVNELEDGDAILIVNEDNNKAMSTTQNTNNRASAVIEIVDNAIEPAEDVQKLVLVNAGDNQWMFCAGVSADKGFLTAVTSSSSQNYLRTTTDPDANANAIITITDGNASIVFQGNYTKNDLRFNANSGQMLFSCYASSSTMKSVQIYKEVEKPTSVTVTIGETEYATLYYSKVGLIVPEGVTANAYSVSGTTLNVVQTYNAGDVIPAATGVVLTGAQGDYTFNITEENGTAAEGNMLRGSDVDKTTTEGAKYYMLSLAATGGNETVGFYYGAENGAAFINKAHRAYLAVPEGTEAKATGYAFNEVTGINDITREQVTDGVWYTIDGKRLNGEPTAKGIYVVNGKKVVKK; translated from the coding sequence ATGAAAAAACATTTACGTTATCTTTTGACGCTACTGCTCGTGATGGTAGCAAGTGTGGGATGGGCGGATACCTATACCTTGGGATGGGGAACAGCCTCTGGTGAAGAAGGAACATATACCAATTTTACGGGAACAGCAGGATCCGTTGATGGAATAGTTTCTTTTAGTACAGAAAAAAACTCTTCTGCTAATGCTCCTGCGTATAATGCAAACAATAGTGAATTGCGACTTTATTATAATGCTCAGGGAAATGGATGTTCTATTACATTGACTCCAGCAGAAGGAATAACCATTACAGGTATTGTAATGAAGACTTCTTTGTCTCCTTCTGTGAATTATTTTGTTGATGGTGGAACTGCTACTACTATAACAGCTTCAAGCAATACTTATACCATTTCAGGAATTTCTGCAACAACTTCTTTGAAGATTCAAAATGCAAATACATCAAACACGCAATTGCGTATTAAAACAATTGCTATAACTTATTCAAGTTCGACTCCTTCTACCGCTGTAGCCACATCGGTAACAATTGATAATACAGGTATCACGAATACAGATATTTTTGCTGGTGCGGCTGCTGGTCAGTTGACGGCAACCGTAAAAGATGATACGGATACGCCTATTGAAGGCGCAACGGTTACATGGACATCAAGTAAAGAAAGCGTGGCTACAATCGCTGCTGATGGTACAGTTACACTCGTAGCAGAAGGTACAACAACGCTGACAGCTTCTTATGCTGGTGAAGAAGATGTTTACAAATCTTCTTCAGCAACTTATGAATTGACGGTTACCAATAGCGACCCAGATAAACCTGGTTCATTGAACAATCCTTATACTGTAGCAGAAGCATTGGCAAATACTCCTGCTGCGGGAACTATTACTCCAGAAGTCTATGTTCGTGGTATTGTTTCAAGATTCCAAAACACCACAATTATGGATGATGGAGCCAATTTCCGTTATTATATCTCTGATGATGGTACGACAACTTCAGAAATACAAGTATATAGAGGAAAAGGTTTGAACAATGAGGCTTTTTCCAGCGTAGATGATCTTTTGGTTGGTGATACAGTGGTTGTTCTTGGTAAGCTGACAACTTACAATACAACGAAAGAAATTGCGGCTGACAACCATATCATTTCGTTGGGTCGCAATACTACCAAGGTGGCAACGCCAACTTTCTCAGTTGAAGAAGGTACTTATACTGAAGCACAAAGCGTAACAATCACCACGACCACAGAAGGCGCAAAGATTTATTATACAATCGATGGTACTGACCCAACGACAGAAAGCAATTTATATAGCGAAGCTGTTTCTATAACAGAGACAACCACGCTTAAAGCAATCGCTGTGAAAGAGGGAATGACTGATTCTGAAATCGCTACAGCAACATATACCATTAATATTATTAACGTGAATCCGAAAAACGTCGGTACCAACTATTTCGTAAAAGTGACCGATGTAAATGAATTGGAAGACGGCGATGCAATCCTGATTGTGAATGAGGATAATAACAAAGCAATGAGTACTACTCAGAATACCAATAACCGTGCAAGTGCTGTGATAGAAATTGTAGACAATGCTATTGAGCCTGCAGAAGATGTTCAAAAGTTGGTGCTTGTGAATGCTGGAGATAATCAATGGATGTTCTGTGCTGGAGTTTCAGCAGATAAAGGTTTCTTGACAGCAGTAACTTCAAGTTCAAGTCAAAACTATTTAAGAACAACAACAGATCCCGATGCCAATGCGAATGCAATAATAACTATTACAGATGGAAATGCTTCAATTGTATTCCAAGGAAATTATACAAAGAATGATTTGAGATTTAATGCGAATAGTGGTCAAATGTTGTTCTCATGCTATGCATCTTCTTCCACTATGAAATCTGTTCAAATCTACAAAGAAGTAGAAAAACCGACATCAGTTACCGTTACTATCGGTGAGACTGAGTATGCTACATTATATTATAGTAAAGTGGGCTTGATTGTTCCAGAAGGTGTAACTGCTAATGCTTACTCTGTATCTGGTACAACTCTGAATGTGGTACAGACCTACAATGCCGGCGATGTGATTCCTGCAGCTACGGGCGTTGTGCTCACCGGTGCGCAAGGTGACTATACATTCAACATCACAGAAGAGAACGGAACAGCTGCTGAAGGCAATATGTTGCGCGGTTCGGATGTTGATAAGACTACAACGGAAGGCGCTAAATACTACATGCTGTCGCTGGCAGCAACGGGCGGCAACGAGACTGTAGGTTTCTACTACGGAGCAGAAAACGGTGCGGCGTTCATCAACAAAGCACACAGAGCATATCTCGCCGTGCCCGAAGGAACAGAGGCAAAGGCTACGGGCTATGCTTTCAACGAAGTGACCGGCATCAACGACATCACCCGTGAGCAGGTGACCGACGGCGTATGGTACACCATCGACGGTAAGCGTCTCAACGGCGAACCGACCGCGAAGGGTATCTACGTGGTGAACGGAAAGAAAGTGGTGAAAAAGTAA